The following proteins come from a genomic window of Gimesia chilikensis:
- a CDS encoding DUF1552 domain-containing protein, producing the protein MMMKTSRRSFLRGAAGATLALPWLESLAHSEVPPQPAQRLAVFYVPIGVVRRGFFPGEQNAAIPKFTSSQEEITRETGLKVGVRPLQELTPTQQPLEKVKQKVTLITGMDRFYKHGSDVHAQCASCFLSSATAHAVKSSVYPLARTLDHIIADHVGEKTPFRTLELSCNSHRDNKESIYFDNISWYGTGHVAPSMRDPRKVYRRMFGTQENQAFRDITGLVLEDARSLNRRLGRADREKFQEFFDGIRTIEEQMDKLDQIKHEIGKASVKEPDNSQLPRGQYIRLMGDLMVAALQVGLTNVATLMIGPERWDTPMRYESLFDKPMSHHQMSHNQNKFMKELLQVDRFHMEQFVYLVQKLDAIRESDGTSLLDNTIFTYGSGLGDGATHQYTDLPIVVAGSGGGRLKTGQHLHCSDGTALANLWLTHAHVMGLKLDRFADSTGPVQQLLT; encoded by the coding sequence ATGATGATGAAAACCAGTCGGCGATCATTTCTCCGCGGAGCAGCAGGTGCGACACTGGCATTGCCCTGGCTGGAAAGTCTCGCGCACTCTGAAGTTCCTCCGCAACCCGCCCAACGCCTGGCGGTCTTCTATGTGCCCATTGGCGTGGTGCGTCGCGGTTTCTTTCCGGGCGAACAGAATGCGGCGATTCCCAAATTCACAAGCAGTCAGGAAGAGATTACCCGGGAAACCGGCCTGAAAGTGGGGGTGCGTCCTCTGCAAGAACTAACGCCCACGCAGCAACCACTCGAAAAAGTAAAGCAGAAAGTCACGCTCATCACCGGCATGGATCGCTTCTACAAGCATGGAAGCGATGTGCACGCCCAATGTGCCTCCTGTTTTTTAAGCAGCGCCACTGCCCATGCAGTCAAGTCGTCGGTATACCCCCTGGCGCGGACACTCGATCATATCATTGCGGACCACGTCGGGGAGAAGACTCCGTTCCGCACCCTGGAGCTGAGTTGCAACAGCCACCGGGACAACAAAGAGTCGATCTATTTTGACAATATCTCCTGGTATGGCACGGGGCATGTCGCGCCTTCGATGCGTGACCCACGGAAAGTCTACCGCCGCATGTTCGGCACACAGGAGAATCAGGCGTTTCGCGATATCACGGGACTGGTTCTCGAAGATGCACGCTCATTAAACAGACGACTCGGCCGTGCAGACCGTGAGAAATTTCAGGAGTTCTTCGATGGCATCAGGACGATCGAAGAACAGATGGACAAACTCGATCAGATCAAACATGAAATAGGCAAAGCTTCCGTCAAAGAACCAGATAACTCCCAGCTCCCCCGTGGCCAGTATATTCGTCTGATGGGAGACCTGATGGTCGCAGCCCTGCAGGTTGGTTTAACCAATGTGGCCACACTGATGATTGGCCCCGAACGCTGGGATACCCCCATGCGCTACGAATCGCTGTTCGACAAACCGATGAGCCATCATCAGATGTCGCATAATCAGAATAAGTTTATGAAAGAACTGCTGCAGGTGGATCGCTTTCATATGGAACAGTTTGTTTATCTCGTGCAGAAGTTGGATGCCATTCGTGAGTCGGATGGAACGTCATTGCTGGACAATACCATCTTCACGTATGGCTCTGGTCTGGGCGACGGTGCCACGCATCAATATACCGACCTGCCCATCGTCGTCGCCGGTTCCGGTGGAGGACGCTTAAAGACGGGACAGCATCTGCACTGCTCAGATGGCACTGCCCTGGCAAACCTCTGGCTCACCCACGCACATGTCATGGGCCTCAAGCTCGACCGCTTCGCCGACAGCACCGGCCCCGTCCAGCAATTATTGACCTGA